Sequence from the Maribacter algicola genome:
AGAGGATTGTTTGTATCTCTGCTGTAAAAACGGGTACGGAAATGCCAAATTGAACAACAACCTAGTAGAACGAAAGCTAGGTTTGGAAGCTACCACTAGAAACTACCGCACGATGTTGAAATTATTGGAAATGGGAAACGCTAATTAAGTTCCCAGATTTTGTAATTCAGTAGGGTCGCAAAGCAGACCCATGCCAAGTACGGGATTAAAAGAAACGCCGCTATTTTGCTCACCAGCCTGAACCATTTGATGGTAAAGATAATCATGACCAAAAGCGCTAGGATGACCAATAAGGCCCAAAAGGGCGATTGAAGTCCAAAAAAAACAATGCTCCAAAGCGCATTTAATAAAAGCTGAAAGCCAAAATGATACAGGGCGGTCTTAACCCACTTATGATGGAAACCTTTCGCCCAGACCCATCCGGCAGATATGCCCATCATGATATATAAAGTAGTCCAAACTGGGGCAAATAACCAGTTGGGTGGATTAAAACTGGGTTTGTTCAAGGTAAGGTACCAATCGTTCACGGAACTTTGGGTAACCACACTGGATACAAATCCGATAACAAGACACAAGGTGACACTTATCAAAACAAAGGGAAGTCTCTTTTTTAGTAGGGCCGTGTTCATGCCCTAAAATAATCATTTATTTTTATTGGTCTGGCTAAAAACTATCTTTGCGAAAATAGTTGGCTACATGACAGAAAAAGATTTTATCCCTTCCAAACCCATTGATTTATTTGAGGAGGGAAAGGTTGCTTATAAATCCCCTAGTAACATTGCATTGGTAAAATATTGGGGAAAGAGGGAAGGACAAGTTCCAGCAAACCCTTCTATCAGTTTTACATTAAGCGCATGCGCCACTACCACCAAAATAAATTTTAAAAGACTGGATAGTCCTAACCCTGAATTTTCTTTTGAATTTTTTTTCGAAGGGAATCCAAAACCCAGTTTTATACCTAAAATCGAAACATTTTTTAAACGAATTGAAGCTTATGTTCCATTTTTAAAGGACTATCATTTTATTATTGAAAGCTCCAATTCGTTTCCTCATAGTAGTGGTATCGCTTCATCCGCAAGCGGGATGTCGGCTTTGGCCTTATGCCTTGTGGAAATAGAGAGAATACTTCAACCAGGAATGGATGATGGTTTCTTTTGTAAAAAAGCTTCTTTTCTAG
This genomic interval carries:
- a CDS encoding TspO/MBR family protein, producing the protein MNTALLKKRLPFVLISVTLCLVIGFVSSVVTQSSVNDWYLTLNKPSFNPPNWLFAPVWTTLYIMMGISAGWVWAKGFHHKWVKTALYHFGFQLLLNALWSIVFFGLQSPFWALLVILALLVMIIFTIKWFRLVSKIAAFLLIPYLAWVCFATLLNYKIWELN